The Pagrus major chromosome 1, Pma_NU_1.0 genome includes the window ttaTGGACCAAGGTGccgtctgaacaggagagtttcagtctaacaggagagttttcagtctgaacaggagagttttcagtctgaacaggagagttttcagtctgaacaggagagtttcagtctaacaggagagtttcagtctaacaggagagttttcagtctgaagttgtgtcgagtttcttctgttctgaTGTCACTGGGGAGTTTGTGTCACTATTGTGGATCCAGGACATCAGACAGTCTGGATCTAGTTGAGCAGTAGCTGGTCCTCCCTTGTAGTGAGGGAATAacaagcagtcagcagcagcagagtgtagtGGACGGGCTGAGGTGCAGGTGGTGGTCATTTACAGGGGCCAACCTGAGATGTTGTCCCTCAAGCAAAGGAGTTGAGTTCAAGAAACAGTGCTGTGCATAGAGGTGAGCCCAACTAAATCTAGTTGGTACCGCCCCACCTCCGGCACCAGCACCTGTTCCTTCCCCCATGAGAGGAGACACTCCCTGTCCTGAGGACCAGTCTGGGATGCCAGGAATCAGCACACCTGCCTTCTTTTGCATGAGACTGGCACACACCCGACCCCAATGCCCGTCCCTGCTGGTAGTCAGCCCACAGGGTGGCGTCTCCATGTAGTCAAAGGCCAGACACCAGATATTCACCAGCGACCTCCACTCCCAGGTTGAGCTCCAGAAAGGTGCCCTGATGTCTCTTTCCTGGttcaggtgctgcagcacctttgTGGCTGATTCATAAAGGCTCTTTGAATCACTCTCAGTCCGGCTCCTCCTCTGGGGCTGATTAGCTTTGCGAGACCCTGCCAGGGGCTAATGCCCCCGACAACAGAGCTCCGaggatcacagggacacacaaacctctccacGACGTtaaggtggagagaaagacaaagaaaacaacaaacatgttcttatactgatgtttttaactTGTAATGAAAAGACCATTGACTGCTGATtgtcacattgtattttttgtctcccacttttgtctcttttttcagtgaatgctggtctgcaggaggttttccatgaacataagatcagtctgaggaggagatgtgaacgtgtgactaaaggaagtgatgaaacaggaagtgatgaaacaggaagtggaaccctccttAACCAGATCTtcactgagctctacatcacagagggacagagtgaagaggttaatacccaacatgaggtgaggcagctggagacagtttccaagaaggagaccttcagtgaaactccaatcaggtgctgcgacatctttaaagcttCACCTGACCCacagagacgcatcagagtggttctgaccaacggtGTCGCTGgcgttggaaaaaccttctcagtgctgaagttcactctggactgggcagagggctccgaaaaccaagatgtcagtctgctggttctgctctcgttcagggagctgaacctgatcagagatgagcagtacagtcttctcaggctgctccatgttttccatccaacattacagagggtgacagcagagaagctcgctgtctgtaaacttctgttcatctttgacggcctggatgaaagcagactttcactggatttcaagaaccatgaggtcgtgtctgatgtcacacaggagtcatcagtcagcgcgctgctgacaaacctcatcgaggggaagctgcttccctcggctctcgtctggataacttcccgacctgcagcagccaatcggaTCCCTCCTTCACGCGtcgacagggtaacagaagtacgaggcttcactgacgcccagaaggaggagtacttcaggaagaggttcagtgatgaagatctgtccagcagaatcatctcacacatcaagacctccaggatcctccacatcatgtgtctgatcccagtcttctgctggatcactgctacagttctggagcacatgttgactacaggccagagaggagagctgcccaagaccctgactgacatgtactcacacttcctgctggttcagacaaagaggaagaagcagaagtacgatgagggacgtgagacgagtccacaggcgctgacggaggctgacagggaagttcttctgaagctggggaggctggcgtttgaacatctggagacaggaaacatcatgttctaccaagaaaacctggagcggtgtggtcttaatgtcacagaggcctcggtgtactcaggagtttgtacagagatcttcagaagagagagtgtgatcttccagaaaacagtctactgctttgttcatctgagtgttcaggagtttctggctgcagtctacatgttcaACTGTTACACCAACAGCAACACAGAGGTACTGAAGGACTTCCTGGGAGGACGGAGTCCCTCAACCCTGGATGACTTCCTGAAGAGAGCCATGGAGAAATCCCTCGAAAGTAAGAATggtcacctggacctgtttgtccGCTTCCTTCATGGACTCTCTCTGacgtccaaccagagactcttagcaGGTCTGCTGGGTCGGACAGACAACAGgccagaaatcatccagagagccatcaacaacctgaaggagatgaacagtgatgagatctctcctgacagaagcatcaacatcttccactgtctgacggagatgaacgaccactcagtccatcaggagatccaagagttcctgaagtcagagaacagatcaaaGAAGAACCTCTCTgagatccactgctcagctctggcctacatgctgcagatgtcagaggaggttttGGATGAGTTGGACACAGATAAATACAACACATCACgggcaggaaaacagagactgattccagctgtgaggaactgtagAAAGGCTCGGTAAGTCCAGATGTgatgaacattaaaaatcctggtaaagctgaagccttcagtattaaagacaaacactttacaCACGTGCATTATATAAAACCTCAACACGatacatgttttcctcaacaagTATGAAACCTGCTGATTGAATCAATGATCATCACCAAGCTCAGAGATGAAATGACAGGTAGTCGTCTactttccaaaacatttccttcagccAGGTGAACTCCACCTGAGACAAATGATCACCCATCAAATGATAATAACTCAATCTTTAGCACTAATTATACTATTGATGCAGTAGAAGAGGCTGAATTAATTGAATGGGAGGTGAAAAGCAGACGGAGcgacagaataaaatgcatcaaagaacaaaatccacacaaacacataac containing:
- the LOC141001319 gene encoding NACHT, LRR and PYD domains-containing protein 3-like: MNAGLQEVFHEHKISLRRRCERVTKGSDETGSDETGSGTLLNQIFTELYITEGQSEEVNTQHEVRQLETVSKKETFSETPIRCCDIFKASPDPQRRIRVVLTNGVAGVGKTFSVLKFTLDWAEGSENQDVSLLVLLSFRELNLIRDEQYSLLRLLHVFHPTLQRVTAEKLAVCKLLFIFDGLDESRLSLDFKNHEVVSDVTQESSVSALLTNLIEGKLLPSALVWITSRPAAANRIPPSRVDRVTEVRGFTDAQKEEYFRKRFSDEDLSSRIISHIKTSRILHIMCLIPVFCWITATVLEHMLTTGQRGELPKTLTDMYSHFLLVQTKRKKQKYDEGRETSPQALTEADREVLLKLGRLAFEHLETGNIMFYQENLERCGLNVTEASVYSGVCTEIFRRESVIFQKTVYCFVHLSVQEFLAAVYMFNCYTNSNTEVLKDFLGGRSPSTLDDFLKRAMEKSLESKNGHLDLFVRFLHGLSLTSNQRLLAGLLGRTDNRPEIIQRAINNLKEMNSDEISPDRSINIFHCLTEMNDHSVHQEIQEFLKSENRSKKNLSEIHCSALAYMLQMSEEVLDELDTDKYNTSRAGKQRLIPAVRNCRKARFFNCALSKSHCEVVASALKSNPSHLTELDLSYNYELLQDSGVKLLCAGLESPNCRLEVLRLENCSLSEISCASLASALKSNPSHLRELDLSHNELQDSGVKLLSAGLESPNCRLETLRSVHVFLYVEGDEDDSLSLHPSDEEIDILSIDQREGEEEFDEKWSPRLQGLISRAAAALEVDMPPGQEPAPSRFDDEMGGFQPTPRFLVPLLSDFEDVVRKQFKTPLTVGHWSGLCRAMTAVNAPERIGCGPPPSVDTALAALVAPSKSVLGKGKSRSKNCSAMDSLLERMHSAMAVQTKLANTAAILSLYQRHLVQQLSEEGGGQLVGELQEVSSLLPKIMREQGVAVGKALSGLWQARHHLWLSQSQLQPEDKACLLRLPVEPTAMFGPDATAMIQQAQEARRAAREMSSTLRPNTGWQEGRRLQQPQQQQQQQQQRFSQPLPDLRVRLDAARRGGKGNKGRGGKAPQGPKSRS